One window of the Trifolium pratense cultivar HEN17-A07 linkage group LG2, ARS_RC_1.1, whole genome shotgun sequence genome contains the following:
- the LOC123907413 gene encoding uncharacterized protein LOC123907413, giving the protein MGGLLHFFEFNQGRMAKKVHAHKRHHVDSETPRNSLDLQEETSQKYGPQGELPHYYQVEEDWSENNQYSNAGSMKKLINEELSTRSSTRQNAPSIVARLMGIDMMPVDTKYVAPSDKKISENIGKKFSNKGTNERSSVSLECSNFNSSSHVEFDSFHKVVEDDNDDGWGRSLGKPKRREHPQEEELQKFKKEFEAYQATRFQECSKFAEIGSVSNRLIFQENLNKEKVAVAHNTSMQRKVFPSKSRTLSRDFEDSLMLKSYNRLDTSSPTRIVILKPGPDSIFNHEENWTDSSRTLQGRHSIEDFLEEVKERLKCELQGKTVGKGFAVRGSEIETLHNKKPSDPKLIARQIVKQVKENVSRDSESNSVGSESTRSYKGTVQFNGPSFPEFIGRDSRSYLSEKLTNVVKSERHDDSKANSRSNAFENDRVRLKKTEDILKSVNDWEISKEETEIQTGSFRHEQDNNIFFHRELWSPRNLIRSLSAPVSRSGTSFGKLLLEDRHILTGAHIRRKLEAVETMSVEVKKQKKERFNNIKEKVSNFRYSFALRGRIFGKRNQSMVESLGNEYRPTMRDITSGPTVLMNCGSERHDNYTEVPPSPASVCSSVHEDFWRRTEYISPISTPDLSSRDDTVMPQVFRDISSGLNELRRQLNQLDSDDVEDFTMKQEPSESELVQLNDPAESYIRDLLVASGLYFGSWDKPLLRGDTYAKPIGNSVFEEVEESHKKLIKENDENFIKDHKLEHKILLDLLNESLSVVLGPSLTVSRFRKKSRNSSMLAPPQGKELLKLVWDNIRVSLYPSSDISHYSLDTLVSQHLSSIPWSGIINDEINILEREIECRITNDLVEELAKDLL; this is encoded by the exons ATGGGAGGCTTATTACACTTTTTTGAATTCAATCAAGGGAGGATGGCTAAGAAAGTCCATGCTCACAAGAGACATCATGTTG ATTCTGAAACTCCTAGAAATAGTCTAGATCTGCAAGAAGAAACATCTCAGAAGTACGGTCCACAAGGAGAATTACCG CACTATTATCAAGTAGAAGAAGACTGGTCGGAAAATAATCAATATTCAAACGCGGGTTCTATGAAAAAGCTGATTAATGAAGAGCTATCGACACGATCAAGCACCAGGCAAAATGCACCAAGCATTGTGGCAAGGTTGATGGGGATAGATATGATGCCGGTAGACACTAAATATGTTGCTCCAtcagataaaaaaataagtgaaaATATTGGGAAGAAGTTTTCAAACAAGGGAACAAATGAAAGAAGTTCAGTTAGTTTGGAATGTTCCAACTTTAATTCTTCTAGCCATGTTGAATTTGattcatttcacaaagtcgtaGAGGATGACAATGACGATGGATGGGGGCGGAGTTTAGGAAAACCAAAGCGACGAGAACATCCGCAGGAAGAAGAACTGCAGAAATTCAAAAAAGAGTTTGAAGCATATCAAGCAACAAGGTTTCAGGAATGTTCAAAGTTCGCTGAAATTGGAAGTGTTTCTAACCGATTGATTTTTCAAGAGAATCTAAACAAGGAAAAGGTTGCAGTTGCACATAATACAAGTATGCAAAGGAAAGTTTTTCCTTCAAAGAGCAGAACTCTAAGTAGAGACTTTGAAGATTCCTTAATGTTGAAATCTTATAACAGATTAGACACATCTTCTCCAACCCGAATAGTTATCCTGAAGCCTGGTCCTGATAGCATATTTAATCATGAAGAGAATTGGACCGATTCATCACGAACTTTACAAGGGAGACATAGTATAGAAGATTTTCTCGAGGAGGTGAAAGAGCGTTTGAAGTGTGAACTCCAAGGAAAAACTGTCGGAAAAGGTTTTGCGGTCCGAGGAAGTGAAATTGAGACACTACACAATAAAAAACCATCTGATCCTAAACTTATCGCTCGTCAAATAGTAAAGCAAGTCAAAGAAAATGTGAGTAGAGATTCCGAATCAAATTCGGTCGGCTCAGAATCAACAAGATCATACAAAGGTACAGTGCAGTTCAATGGACCAAGTTTCCCTGAATTTATCGGTAGAGATTCAAGGAGTTACTTGTCAGAGAAGCTAACAAATGTTGTAAAAAGTGAAAGACATGATGATTCTAAGGCGAACTCGAGATCAAATGCATTTGAAAATGACAGAGTTAGACTCAAGAAGACAGAAGATATTTTGAAAAGTGTGAATGATTGGGAAATATCGaaagaagaaacagaaataCAAACAGGATCTTTCAGGCATGAACAAGACAACAACATATTTTTCCACAGGGAGTTATGGTCTCCGAGGAACCTTATAAGATCCTTGTCTGCTCCTGTATCAAGATCAGGAACATCATTTGGAAAGCTTCTTCTAGAGGACCGACACATTTTAACCGGTGCTCATATTCGGAGGAAGCTTGAAGCTGTTGAAACTATGTCTGTTGAggttaaaaaacagaaaaaagagAGGTTTAATAATATTAAAGAAAAGGTCTCCAATTTTAGATACAGTTTTGCTCTAAGAGGGAGGATTTTTGGAAAGAGGAATCAATCAATGGTAGAATCACTTGGCAATGAATACCGTCCAACAATGAGAGATATCACGAGTGGTCCGACAGTTCTTATGAACTGCGGCAGCGAGAGACAT GACAACTACACCGAGGTACCTCCTAGTCCTGCATCTGTATGCAGCAGTGTTCATGAAGACTTTTGGAGGCGAACCGAATATATAAGTCCAATATCAACTCCTGATTTGTCGTCAAGAGATGATACTGTTATGCCACAAGTTTTCAGAGACATCAGCTCTGGTTTAAATG AACTAAGAAGACAACTGAATCAACTTGATTCTGATGATGTTGAGGACTTCACTATGAAACAAGAACCTTCTGAATCTGAATTGGTGCAATTAAATGATCCAGCAGAATCTTACATAAGAGATTTACTTGTTGCTTCTGGTTTATACTTTGGTTCTTGGGATAAACCTTTGTTAAGAGGCGACACATACGCAAAGCCTATTGGAAATTCTGTTTTTGAAGAAGTGGAAGAATCTCATAAGAAATTGATCAAGGagaatgatgaaaattttatcAAGGATCATAAGCTAGAACACAAGATTTTACTTGATTTGTTAAATGAGTCACTTTCAGTTGTTCTTGGACCATCTTTGACAGTGTCTAGATTCAGGAAAAAATCACGCAACTCTTCAATGTTAGCGCCGCCTCAAGGAAAGGAACTATTGAAGTTAGTATGGGACAATATCCGCGTTTCGTTGTATCCTTCATCTGATATATCTCATTATTCACTTGATACTTTGGTGTCTCAACACTTGAGTTCAATCCCTTGGTCCGGAATAATCAACGATGAGATCAATATATTGGAAAGAGAGATAGAATGCCGTATAACTAATGATCTTGTTGAAGAACTCGCAAAGGATTTGCTCTGA